In Pedobacter sp. WC2423, the following are encoded in one genomic region:
- a CDS encoding DUF885 domain-containing protein: protein MTKPQTIIYGLSVCLFAAIPFAANSQTKATHIDKTWVLQCNQYTEELINLDKKYTPEYGSSQGLSAYDTLIVVPTLANELAERKEGELLASKYKTALQTENNISVKQDLNILISHLTMGFKNQDFETQRKIPFLNAASTIYEGLQILLDDQTPEARRAAAVIRLKKYAGLTPGYQPLTSILKTRVLHQMEGKDMIYPSRQQMEVTLSRNTSIIDGIADLFKKYKLTGWEKPYAILKKQVAEYDQWTRQNVLPKARKDFKLTHQEYALQLEEYGVDIMPDQLAKMAHQAFTEIQQEMKPIAEQIAKQRNWPSSDYRDVIRNLKKEQILGDSIIPVYERHLKDIEAIILEKQLITLPSRPAIIRLASTAETASSPAPHMVPPPFLNNTGQRGVFVLPLNMPPAPGEKVSDKYDDFTFEAASWTLIAHEARPGHELQFDKMVEEGVSQARSLYAFNSTNAEGWGLYAEYMIRPYMPLEGQLVSLDYRLLRAARAFLDPEVQSGKITPQDVKKVLMEDVVQSSAMAQQEVERYTIKAPGQANSYFYGFTKMIALRKDTENALGTKFNALRFHDFILSQGLLPPALIREAVLTDFIPAEKKL from the coding sequence ATGACCAAACCACAGACCATAATTTACGGATTAAGCGTATGTTTATTTGCTGCAATCCCCTTTGCAGCAAATTCACAAACAAAGGCAACCCATATCGACAAAACATGGGTGCTCCAGTGTAATCAATATACAGAGGAACTGATCAATCTGGATAAAAAATACACTCCTGAATATGGATCTTCCCAAGGCTTATCGGCGTATGATACGCTGATCGTTGTACCTACCCTTGCCAATGAACTGGCAGAAAGAAAAGAAGGAGAGTTACTGGCCTCTAAATATAAAACTGCTTTACAGACAGAAAACAACATTTCAGTTAAACAAGATTTGAACATCCTGATCTCACATTTAACCATGGGATTTAAGAATCAGGATTTTGAAACTCAAAGAAAAATACCGTTCTTAAATGCAGCCAGTACCATTTATGAAGGCTTGCAAATTTTACTGGATGACCAGACACCAGAGGCGAGACGTGCTGCCGCAGTTATCCGGTTAAAAAAATATGCAGGGCTTACACCTGGTTATCAACCTTTAACTTCCATCCTGAAAACACGTGTTTTACACCAGATGGAGGGTAAGGATATGATTTATCCTTCCCGTCAGCAAATGGAAGTGACCTTGTCACGCAATACAAGTATTATTGATGGTATCGCAGACTTATTTAAGAAATACAAACTTACAGGATGGGAAAAACCCTATGCTATACTTAAAAAACAGGTAGCAGAATACGACCAGTGGACACGTCAAAATGTACTCCCTAAAGCCCGGAAAGATTTTAAGCTGACTCATCAGGAATATGCATTACAGTTAGAAGAGTATGGTGTTGATATTATGCCTGATCAATTGGCAAAAATGGCTCATCAGGCCTTTACAGAAATTCAGCAGGAGATGAAACCTATTGCCGAACAGATAGCCAAACAGAGAAACTGGCCATCTTCGGATTATCGTGATGTAATCCGTAATCTTAAAAAAGAACAAATATTAGGAGATTCTATCATTCCTGTTTATGAAAGACATCTGAAAGATATTGAAGCTATTATCCTTGAAAAGCAATTGATAACTTTACCTTCACGTCCTGCTATCATTCGCCTGGCAAGTACTGCTGAAACCGCAAGTTCACCTGCTCCACACATGGTTCCTCCCCCATTCCTGAACAATACAGGTCAGCGTGGTGTATTTGTACTGCCATTAAATATGCCACCGGCACCAGGCGAAAAAGTGAGTGACAAATATGATGATTTCACTTTTGAAGCTGCTTCCTGGACACTAATTGCACATGAAGCGCGTCCTGGTCATGAGTTACAATTTGATAAAATGGTAGAAGAAGGAGTATCTCAGGCACGCAGTTTATATGCTTTTAATTCTACCAACGCTGAAGGATGGGGATTATATGCTGAATATATGATCAGGCCTTACATGCCGCTTGAAGGTCAGCTGGTTTCTTTGGATTACAGATTATTGAGAGCTGCCCGTGCTTTCCTTGATCCTGAAGTACAATCTGGAAAGATCACTCCGCAAGATGTTAAAAAGGTGCTGATGGAAGACGTCGTACAATCATCAGCGATGGCACAACAAGAAGTGGAACGTTATACGATCAAAGCACCCGGGCAAGCAAATAGTTATTTTTATGGCTTCACTAAGATGATCGCTTTAAGAAAAGACACCGAGAATGCTTTAGGAACGAAATTTAATGCCCTTCGGTTCCATGATTTCATCTTATCACAAGGTTTGCTTCCACCTGCATTGATCAGAGAGGCAGTATTAACAGATTTCATACCTGCAGAAAAGAAACTTTAA
- a CDS encoding aldo/keto reductase encodes MKYRNLGTTKEKLSAVGLGCMGMSFAYGPGDDTESIATLHKALDLGVNFWDTADMYANGINEELISKVLTTNRDKIFIATKFGFRFQDDVAGPSNINGTYFDGSPAWMKIAVEKSLKRLKIDTIDLYYVHRVDPNIPIEETVGAMAELVKEGKVRYLGLSEASPASIRKAHAVHPIAALQSEYSLLTRDVETEILSTIRELGISLIPYSPLARGLVTNTLDINSLSANDFRKSLPRYQQENLDNNAKLISGFAAIAQDKNCTPAQLALAWVLAQGEDIIPIPGTKKRKYLEENSGAVDINLLSADLEAIDELITRFPVSGERYSEGAMKLVNN; translated from the coding sequence ATGAAATATAGAAATTTAGGAACAACTAAAGAAAAATTATCGGCTGTAGGACTTGGCTGTATGGGAATGAGTTTTGCATACGGTCCTGGTGATGATACTGAAAGTATTGCAACTTTACACAAAGCCCTTGACCTTGGGGTAAACTTCTGGGATACTGCGGATATGTATGCTAATGGAATAAATGAAGAGCTGATCTCAAAAGTATTAACAACAAACAGAGATAAGATATTTATTGCGACCAAATTCGGATTCCGCTTTCAGGACGATGTTGCCGGTCCCAGCAATATAAACGGAACTTATTTTGACGGCTCCCCGGCATGGATGAAAATTGCAGTAGAAAAAAGTCTGAAAAGATTAAAAATCGATACTATAGATTTATACTATGTACACCGTGTTGACCCTAATATTCCGATCGAAGAAACTGTAGGTGCAATGGCCGAACTAGTAAAAGAAGGAAAAGTACGTTATCTCGGATTAAGTGAGGCTTCTCCTGCTTCTATCCGAAAAGCTCATGCAGTGCACCCTATTGCTGCCCTGCAAAGTGAATACTCCTTGCTGACCAGAGATGTGGAAACTGAGATACTAAGCACTATCAGAGAACTCGGCATCTCTTTGATCCCTTATTCACCACTGGCAAGAGGTCTGGTGACCAACACATTGGATATAAATTCATTGTCAGCTAATGATTTCCGGAAATCACTACCACGTTATCAGCAGGAAAATCTGGACAATAACGCAAAACTGATCAGTGGATTCGCTGCGATAGCACAGGATAAAAACTGTACTCCTGCACAACTTGCGCTCGCATGGGTACTGGCACAGGGCGAAGACATTATTCCTATTCCTGGTACTAAAAAAAGAAAATATCTGGAAGAAAATTCAGGTGCTGTTGATATTAACTTGCTGTCAGCTGATTTAGAAGCTATTGATGAGCTCATTACACGTTTTCCAGTGAGTGGCGAGCGCTATAGTGAAGGGGCAATGAAATTAGTAAATAATTAA
- a CDS encoding helix-turn-helix domain-containing protein yields the protein MKSIESVQEFYTRVPSANPLGLTMDNAGTGHFNVFSRANCSPITPYSRRDFYKVSLIIGTGKIHYADKWIYINKPALLFSNPIIPYSWEAESAIQEGWFCLFTEAFIQTGDHKESLQDSPLFRIGSNPVFFLDEIQQKEIADLFIKMTKEITSDYLHRYGLLRNYLHLIIHEAMKMNPTENFEKHINASSRITSLFMELLERQFPIDTHHLSLKLKTANDYAKSLSIHVNHLNRSVKEHTGKTTTDHIAARITREARALLQHTDWNISEIAYGLGFEYPAYFTNFFKKNTGISPIEVRHAAV from the coding sequence ATGAAATCAATTGAAAGTGTTCAGGAGTTCTATACACGTGTACCTTCAGCAAATCCATTAGGGTTAACTATGGACAATGCAGGAACTGGTCATTTTAACGTATTTTCCAGAGCAAATTGTTCACCAATTACTCCCTACAGCAGAAGGGATTTTTATAAAGTATCTTTAATCATTGGTACAGGCAAAATACATTATGCTGATAAATGGATTTATATAAACAAACCGGCACTCCTATTTTCCAATCCTATAATTCCTTATTCTTGGGAAGCAGAATCAGCCATACAAGAAGGCTGGTTCTGCCTCTTTACTGAGGCCTTTATACAGACTGGCGACCACAAAGAGTCTTTACAAGATTCCCCTTTATTCAGAATTGGCAGTAATCCTGTGTTTTTTCTTGACGAAATCCAGCAGAAGGAAATAGCTGATCTGTTTATAAAGATGACCAAAGAGATCACCTCAGATTACTTGCACAGATATGGTTTATTGCGAAATTATCTGCATCTGATTATTCATGAAGCCATGAAAATGAATCCGACAGAGAATTTTGAGAAACATATCAATGCGTCTTCAAGGATTACCTCTCTGTTTATGGAGCTGCTGGAAAGACAATTCCCTATTGACACCCATCATTTGTCATTGAAACTAAAAACCGCAAATGATTATGCAAAGAGTCTTTCTATTCATGTGAATCACCTGAACCGTTCTGTAAAGGAACACACAGGAAAAACGACAACGGATCATATTGCAGCAAGAATAACCAGGGAGGCCAGAGCCTTGCTTCAGCACACAGACTGGAATATTTCAGAAATTGCTTACGGCCTTGGATTTGAATATCCGGCTTACTTTACCAATTTTTTCAAAAAAAATACCGGTATATCTCCAATTGAGGTCCGGCACGCCGCAGTTTAA
- a CDS encoding ExbD/TolR family protein: protein MSRIKVKRSALTVDMTAMTDVSFLLLTFFILTAVAKQPDPLDVKIPSSTYKLKVPETDIAILTIGKGKVFFEAAGQDVKISMLEKMGAQYHIDFSPEEKKRFSVISSFGVPVQNLKKFIGMDADKRKTSGLETGIPADSANNQLANWVLHSRKAVAELHTTAMRVSIKGDAEEEYPAIKKIVDILQKQKINKFSLLTNQE, encoded by the coding sequence ATGTCTAGAATTAAAGTCAAGCGCAGCGCTTTAACAGTCGATATGACTGCCATGACCGATGTTTCATTCCTTTTGCTCACCTTTTTCATCTTAACTGCGGTTGCTAAACAACCAGATCCCTTAGACGTAAAAATCCCCTCCTCTACTTATAAATTAAAAGTACCGGAAACAGATATTGCTATACTGACCATCGGCAAAGGAAAAGTTTTCTTCGAAGCCGCAGGACAGGATGTAAAAATCTCCATGTTGGAAAAAATGGGAGCGCAATATCACATTGACTTCAGCCCGGAAGAGAAAAAGAGATTCAGTGTGATCAGTTCTTTTGGTGTTCCTGTTCAAAACCTGAAAAAGTTCATTGGAATGGATGCAGACAAAAGAAAGACCTCGGGACTGGAAACCGGGATCCCTGCTGATTCGGCGAACAACCAATTAGCAAACTGGGTACTTCACTCCAGAAAAGCAGTTGCAGAATTACACACAACCGCAATGCGGGTCAGCATCAAAGGAGATGCAGAGGAAGAATATCCTGCCATTAAGAAAATTGTGGACATCCTTCAAAAGCAAAAGATTAATAAATTTAGTTTACTGACCAATCAAGAATAA
- a CDS encoding NAD(P)H-dependent oxidoreductase, translating to MKKNILIINGHPNKESFNYALATAYQQGALKSKAQVDVIHIGEVDFNPNLQYGYTKRIELEPDLLVSLEKIKKADHLVWIHPVWWGGLPAIMKGFIDRLFLPGIAYQYRENSVWWDKLLTEKTARIITTLDQPAWYYRIFYGNPSVNQLKKSTLEFCGIKPVKVTYIGIIKTSTEKQRAQWIAKAYQLGEKLK from the coding sequence ATGAAGAAGAATATTCTGATTATTAATGGGCATCCCAATAAAGAAAGCTTTAATTACGCCTTAGCAACTGCCTATCAGCAAGGCGCACTTAAATCTAAGGCACAAGTAGATGTGATTCATATCGGCGAAGTGGATTTCAATCCTAACCTGCAATACGGCTATACGAAAAGGATAGAATTAGAACCTGATCTGCTTGTTAGCCTGGAAAAGATTAAAAAAGCAGATCACCTGGTTTGGATCCACCCAGTATGGTGGGGAGGTTTACCGGCTATAATGAAAGGCTTTATTGACCGGTTATTTTTGCCTGGGATCGCTTATCAATATAGAGAAAACTCCGTTTGGTGGGATAAATTACTGACTGAAAAAACTGCCCGGATTATTACAACCCTAGATCAGCCGGCCTGGTATTACCGGATATTTTATGGAAATCCCAGCGTCAATCAATTAAAGAAAAGCACTTTGGAATTTTGTGGTATCAAACCAGTGAAAGTCACTTATATCGGAATTATCAAAACTTCAACGGAAAAACAAAGAGCACAATGGATAGCTAAAGCTTATCAATTAGGTGAAAAACTTAAATAA
- a CDS encoding Crp/Fnr family transcriptional regulator → MISDFLKEFGVLTTAEINDFHRLGTTRHLQKGDFFISEGKSCKEVAFIKSGILRSFFTPESGEEITYCITFPNTLMTAYSSLITSLPTLENIQAVAPCELLIIQKTDIDQLSKSSLNWVTFFKIIAEQQYIELEKRLFLFQKEKAKKRYMDLLENQPAYVQQIPLQYLASYLGITPRHLSRLRKEIVF, encoded by the coding sequence ATGATTAGTGACTTTTTAAAAGAATTTGGAGTATTAACAACTGCTGAAATCAATGATTTCCATCGTCTTGGTACAACAAGACATCTTCAGAAGGGAGACTTCTTTATCAGCGAAGGAAAATCATGTAAAGAAGTCGCTTTCATTAAAAGTGGAATTTTGCGTTCTTTTTTTACCCCTGAATCCGGAGAAGAAATCACATACTGTATTACCTTTCCTAATACCTTAATGACCGCGTATTCCTCCTTGATTACTTCATTACCTACCCTGGAAAACATACAGGCAGTAGCCCCTTGTGAATTATTAATTATTCAAAAAACAGACATTGATCAGCTATCTAAGTCCAGTTTAAATTGGGTCACTTTCTTTAAAATAATTGCAGAACAGCAATACATAGAACTGGAAAAACGCTTATTCCTTTTTCAAAAAGAGAAAGCAAAAAAGCGATACATGGACCTGCTGGAAAATCAACCAGCCTATGTGCAGCAAATCCCACTACAATACCTTGCTTCCTATCTGGGAATTACTCCAAGACACCTGAGCCGTTTAAGAAAAGAGATCGTTTTTTAG
- a CDS encoding RNA polymerase sigma factor — MLLKHVTYSSWNDAQLVASMIAGDKAAFDEIYERYWTKLFNESFKRLKNMEQVEELVQSVFMDLWLKKEKKKIENIYGYLIIAVRYQVYILYRKGLTLPEFEEPLEHMALSSLEADTLFNEKEIRNYIAVWLAMQPEKRGEIFRMKFMEEMTTRQISEKLGVSQKTVQNQVLISHASLKQFLERLMVLMSVM, encoded by the coding sequence ATGTTATTAAAACATGTCACTTACAGCTCCTGGAACGATGCTCAATTAGTCGCATCAATGATTGCTGGCGACAAGGCTGCCTTCGATGAGATTTATGAGAGATACTGGACAAAACTCTTCAATGAGAGCTTCAAAAGATTAAAAAACATGGAGCAGGTCGAAGAACTTGTTCAATCAGTTTTCATGGATCTCTGGCTAAAGAAAGAGAAAAAGAAGATTGAAAATATTTATGGTTATCTGATTATTGCAGTTCGCTACCAGGTTTACATTTTGTATAGAAAAGGTCTCACTCTCCCCGAGTTTGAAGAACCTTTAGAACACATGGCACTTTCAAGTTTAGAAGCAGACACACTATTCAACGAGAAAGAAATCAGAAATTATATAGCGGTTTGGCTGGCTATGCAACCTGAAAAACGTGGAGAAATATTCAGAATGAAATTCATGGAAGAAATGACAACCAGGCAAATCAGTGAAAAGTTAGGTGTCAGCCAGAAAACTGTTCAGAATCAGGTCTTAATTAGTCATGCCAGCCTAAAACAGTTCTTAGAAAGATTAATGGTGCTGATGTCTGTAATGTAA
- a CDS encoding RNA polymerase sigma factor translates to MRETESLTLVANRQASIRSLYDKHASMLLGYIFEIVKNQKLAEEYLVKVFCDVAQHFNEIDWDETNNWCQLKRLAQNKLNQLTDSGRIASDLKDLGLQDRESHESHTRFPDYFTDEQHHIFYSVYYYGKSVEAISIELNKTEESIRKTLKEAFAIMRKSCEN, encoded by the coding sequence ATGCGAGAAACTGAATCATTAACACTAGTAGCAAATAGACAAGCAAGTATACGTAGCCTGTATGATAAGCACGCAAGTATGTTATTAGGCTATATTTTTGAAATTGTAAAGAACCAAAAACTGGCGGAGGAATATCTGGTGAAAGTATTTTGTGATGTTGCACAACACTTTAATGAAATAGACTGGGATGAAACTAATAACTGGTGTCAGCTGAAAAGGCTTGCCCAAAATAAATTAAACCAGTTAACGGATTCCGGGAGAATAGCCAGTGATCTTAAAGATCTGGGATTACAGGATCGGGAAAGTCATGAATCTCACACCAGATTTCCTGATTACTTTACAGATGAACAACATCATATTTTCTATAGCGTTTATTATTACGGGAAATCGGTTGAAGCGATTTCAATAGAATTAAATAAAACAGAGGAATCAATCAGGAAGACTTTAAAAGAGGCTTTCGCTATAATGAGGAAAAGTTGTGAAAATTAA
- a CDS encoding TonB-dependent receptor: MKKIITVLLLCFLRIISVEAQTNGQINGAVVDEKHISVMYGAVSLIRAADSVQVKSAITTEKGEFKFLNLSTGTYFIAVEWVGYQKKFNGPFTISPEHQALTIPQIVIFPEAKQLNMVSIVGQKPLIERKNNQLIMNVANSTLAAGSTALEILSKAPGVSIDNEGNISLKGKPGVNVMIDGKLTYLSATQLANLLRTTDGNSIQTIEFMTNPSAKYDAAGTGGLINIRLKKNTNYGTNGTLTAGGGYGNYYKSNAGVTLNHRSKNINVFGNYNFSGNKEYEDLNINRSTSSSNEKTYFDQQGRDIYIRKNNSYKAGIDYYLGDKNIIGFAMSGYANRTDANNKINTLVSSRPPAIDSTVTAINLGKSRYTSQTYNLNYKAILDTSGQELNADIDYSRFNNDNSVTYTNNFYNAAGLLTKAPLIFRNGTPARVKILAGKVDYVYPFNPKMKLETGVKSSYVSTDNDFRSENFDDDKWVNDLTQSNRFTYKEQVNAVYANLHKELKSTTFQIGLRAELTHSEGNSVTLQNVVKRNYLDLFPSLSVQQSLSKDHEIGFTYSSRINRPDYQSLNPFIYFADLYTFSKGNPQLKPEYANSFELSYGYKKTTNVTFGYIHTKDVMTTTLLTDTVKKTLLIFEQNLAERSTVSMNVNRPVAVTSWWNTNNDATLYYSRFSSPDLFGAPFKNGKLTFMMNTTQNFTLNRTMSAELSANYQSAQVFGTYVAKPIYGVDLGISKSFADKKATIKLSASDLFNTRKIVVKSAIPFQDYNLSQKQESRMFRLTFSYNFGSSGVKAVRERANSSEIEQNRVKSGN, encoded by the coding sequence ATGAAGAAAATAATTACCGTGTTGCTCCTTTGTTTTTTAAGAATCATTTCTGTCGAAGCACAAACAAATGGTCAGATTAATGGTGCTGTGGTAGACGAAAAGCACATCTCCGTAATGTATGGCGCGGTAAGCCTGATCAGGGCAGCAGATTCTGTACAGGTTAAATCAGCAATCACTACAGAAAAAGGTGAGTTTAAATTTCTGAATTTATCAACTGGCACTTATTTCATTGCTGTGGAATGGGTAGGTTATCAAAAAAAATTCAATGGCCCTTTTACAATTAGTCCTGAACATCAAGCACTGACTATACCACAAATTGTCATTTTTCCAGAAGCTAAGCAGCTCAATATGGTTAGCATCGTTGGTCAGAAACCTTTAATAGAGCGAAAAAACAACCAATTGATCATGAATGTAGCGAATAGTACGCTCGCTGCTGGCAGTACTGCACTGGAAATACTTTCCAAAGCTCCGGGAGTTTCAATAGATAATGAAGGAAATATCAGTCTGAAAGGCAAACCGGGTGTCAATGTAATGATTGATGGTAAACTCACCTATTTATCCGCAACACAACTGGCTAATTTATTACGTACAACTGATGGAAATTCCATTCAGACTATTGAGTTCATGACTAATCCTTCTGCTAAGTATGATGCAGCTGGTACCGGTGGCCTGATCAATATCAGATTGAAAAAGAATACAAATTATGGAACCAATGGTACACTGACCGCAGGTGGTGGATATGGAAATTATTATAAGTCTAATGCTGGTGTTACGTTAAATCACCGGAGTAAAAATATAAACGTATTTGGCAATTATAATTTTTCAGGCAATAAGGAGTATGAAGACCTGAATATTAACCGCAGCACCTCTTCCTCTAATGAAAAAACGTATTTTGACCAGCAGGGCCGCGATATATATATCCGGAAAAACAATAGTTATAAAGCTGGTATTGATTATTACCTGGGAGACAAAAATATAATTGGATTTGCCATGAGTGGTTATGCGAACCGTACCGATGCCAATAATAAGATTAATACCTTAGTTAGTAGCCGTCCTCCTGCAATTGATTCTACAGTAACTGCAATAAATCTGGGTAAAAGTAGGTATACCAGTCAAACTTATAACCTGAATTATAAAGCAATACTGGATACTTCCGGGCAGGAACTAAATGCTGATATAGATTATTCACGTTTCAATAACGACAATAGTGTTACCTATACTAATAATTTCTATAATGCTGCTGGTTTACTGACAAAGGCACCCCTTATTTTCAGGAACGGGACACCTGCACGAGTAAAAATACTAGCAGGTAAAGTAGATTATGTTTATCCTTTTAATCCTAAAATGAAATTGGAAACAGGTGTCAAAAGTAGTTACGTAAGTACTGACAATGATTTCAGATCTGAGAATTTTGATGATGATAAATGGGTTAACGACCTTACACAAAGTAATAGATTTACTTATAAAGAGCAGGTCAACGCTGTTTATGCAAATCTTCATAAAGAACTTAAATCCACAACGTTCCAAATTGGTCTGCGTGCTGAGCTAACACATTCGGAAGGTAACTCGGTTACGCTTCAAAATGTAGTTAAGAGGAATTACCTGGATTTGTTTCCGAGCTTATCTGTTCAGCAGAGTTTATCAAAAGATCATGAAATTGGCTTCACCTATAGCAGCAGAATTAACAGACCTGATTATCAGTCTTTAAATCCATTTATATATTTTGCCGATTTGTATACTTTTTCCAAAGGCAATCCTCAGCTGAAACCAGAATATGCGAATTCATTTGAGCTTTCTTATGGGTATAAAAAAACGACTAATGTTACCTTTGGATATATCCATACTAAGGATGTAATGACGACTACACTTTTAACAGATACGGTTAAAAAAACATTGCTGATTTTCGAACAAAATCTTGCTGAAAGAAGTACGGTAAGCATGAATGTCAACAGGCCTGTAGCAGTTACGAGCTGGTGGAACACGAATAATGATGCAACACTTTATTACAGCCGTTTTAGTTCTCCTGATTTGTTTGGCGCCCCATTTAAGAATGGAAAACTAACATTCATGATGAATACAACCCAGAATTTTACGCTGAATCGGACAATGAGTGCTGAGCTTTCCGCAAATTACCAATCTGCACAGGTTTTTGGAACTTATGTTGCCAAACCAATTTATGGTGTAGATCTGGGCATCAGCAAATCATTTGCAGACAAAAAAGCGACTATTAAGTTATCTGCCAGTGACCTGTTTAATACGAGAAAAATAGTGGTTAAAAGTGCAATTCCTTTTCAGGATTATAATCTTTCGCAAAAACAGGAAAGCAGAATGTTCAGGCTAACGTTTTCTTATAATTTTGGAAGCAGCGGTGTAAAGGCTGTAAGAGAGAGAGCAAACAGTTCTGAAATAGAACAGAATAGAGTGAAATCTGGCAATTAA
- a CDS encoding aldehyde dehydrogenase has translation MEKLVKTQLAYFNTNTTKAVSFRIKQLNKLYQLLISNEALLEEAIAKDYGKSAFETFQTEFATVYEEIKIAIRDLEQWSAIKPVATDARNAPAKSYRIPEPLGVSLVIGPWNYPYQLSLAPVVAAIAAGCTVILKPSELTANCSAIMAKLINENFEEQYFHVVEGGIDETTALLDQKFDIIFFTGSVPVGRIVYQAAAKNLTPVVLELGGKSPVIIMPDSDLEVTVKRLVWAKYLNSGQTCIAPDYVYVHQSIEEEFLQKVAKEIEKSDYQLENGNFVKIINARNAERVSGLINPDKVYIGGNFNVDERFIEPTVLHGVTWEDKVMKDEIFGPIMAVLTFDDLDTVIREIKDRPKPLALYVFTKDEHIQKKVLGEISFGGGCINDAIMHISNGNLPFGGVGASGLGNYHGEAGFRAFSHYKGILEKEFTQDSDIKYSPHTEEKLQKMKAAAK, from the coding sequence ATGGAAAAATTAGTAAAGACACAATTAGCCTACTTTAATACCAATACTACGAAAGCTGTCAGCTTCAGGATCAAACAATTAAATAAACTATATCAATTGCTGATTAGCAATGAAGCCTTACTGGAAGAGGCTATAGCTAAAGACTACGGTAAGTCTGCTTTTGAAACCTTTCAAACTGAATTTGCCACAGTTTACGAAGAAATCAAGATTGCAATCAGAGATCTTGAACAATGGTCAGCCATTAAACCTGTGGCTACTGATGCGAGAAATGCACCCGCTAAAAGTTATCGGATTCCAGAGCCTTTAGGGGTGAGTCTGGTTATTGGCCCATGGAATTACCCTTACCAGCTTTCCTTGGCGCCTGTTGTTGCCGCAATTGCTGCGGGATGTACAGTGATCTTGAAACCTAGTGAACTGACTGCAAATTGCAGTGCCATTATGGCTAAACTGATCAATGAGAACTTTGAAGAACAATATTTTCATGTGGTAGAAGGCGGTATTGATGAAACAACTGCTTTACTCGATCAAAAATTTGATATTATATTTTTCACCGGCAGTGTTCCTGTAGGCAGAATCGTTTACCAGGCTGCAGCGAAGAACCTGACTCCGGTAGTTCTTGAATTAGGTGGTAAAAGTCCTGTGATTATCATGCCGGACAGCGATCTTGAGGTGACCGTTAAAAGATTGGTTTGGGCAAAATATTTGAATTCCGGACAAACTTGTATTGCACCCGATTATGTGTATGTACACCAAAGTATTGAGGAAGAGTTTTTACAAAAAGTTGCAAAAGAGATTGAGAAATCTGATTATCAACTGGAGAATGGTAATTTCGTAAAAATCATTAATGCGCGTAATGCAGAACGTGTATCGGGATTAATTAACCCCGACAAAGTTTATATTGGTGGCAATTTTAATGTGGATGAACGTTTTATTGAACCTACAGTTTTACATGGTGTAACCTGGGAAGATAAGGTAATGAAAGACGAGATCTTCGGGCCGATTATGGCTGTTTTGACCTTTGATGATTTGGATACTGTGATCAGAGAAATTAAAGACAGACCGAAGCCTTTGGCTTTATATGTATTTACTAAGGATGAGCATATTCAGAAAAAGGTGCTTGGAGAAATCTCTTTTGGTGGAGGTTGTATCAATGATGCCATTATGCATATCTCAAATGGAAACCTTCCATTTGGGGGTGTAGGGGCTAGTGGTTTAGGCAATTACCATGGGGAAGCTGGTTTCAGAGCCTTTTCACATTATAAAGGGATACTTGAAAAAGAATTCACTCAGGATTCGGATATTAAATATTCTCCGCATACTGAAGAAAAACTTCAGAAAATGAAAGCTGCGGCTAAGTAG